A genomic segment from Idiomarina piscisalsi encodes:
- a CDS encoding flagellar protein FlaG, which yields MAELKFDSSPVAYNALTEKSLPLQEKKDKVIDTVQQIKQEGQIKTDSSKVDEQSVADVVEEMNQSDAIRNTSLQFVIEERGDPPVVKVMDRDSGEMIRQIPSELVVKLSKALDEMADNKGNTSGFLFDKQV from the coding sequence ATGGCTGAGCTAAAATTTGATAGTTCTCCAGTTGCTTACAATGCATTGACAGAGAAAAGTCTTCCTTTGCAAGAAAAGAAAGACAAGGTAATAGATACTGTTCAGCAAATTAAGCAAGAAGGGCAAATAAAGACAGACAGTTCAAAAGTCGATGAACAGTCCGTAGCCGATGTTGTCGAAGAAATGAATCAATCTGACGCTATTCGAAATACGAGCCTTCAGTTTGTTATTGAAGAAAGGGGCGATCCGCCTGTGGTTAAAGTAATGGATAGAGACAGCGGTGAGATGATTCGGCAAATACCGTCAGAGCTTGTCGTAAAACTGTCTAAAGCTTTGGATGAAATGGCCGATAACAAAGGTAATACGTCAGGCTTTTTGTTTGACAAGCAAGTGTAA
- a CDS encoding flagellin N-terminal helical domain-containing protein, translating into MPLYVNTNVSSLNAQRQLISSGNSLDQAFERLSSGFRINSASDDAAGLQISNRLESQVMGLNQGNRNANDGISLAQTAEGALDEVTNTFQRVRTLAQQAANGSNTDEDRLAIQEEIRVLMSEVNRIAEDTTFGGQNLLNGSYEASFQVGADANQTIDFSMKTVGGSAVSTNGVSANGGFTLSGIAGIAAEVTGETLINSYGTAETYNSTAIATSADVNFAGVFTVDGISVSTQDNAQAVLAGMDSLIAVVDKKRAELGAVQNRFQSTIRNQGNVSENLEAAKSRIKDADFAAETAKLTQAQILQQASQTILAQANQRPQAALQLLG; encoded by the coding sequence ATGCCATTATATGTAAACACTAACGTCAGCTCATTGAACGCCCAGCGTCAGCTGATCAGCTCAGGTAACTCGCTTGACCAAGCATTTGAACGTTTGTCGTCAGGCTTCCGCATCAACAGCGCATCTGATGACGCTGCAGGCTTACAAATTTCAAACCGTCTTGAGTCACAGGTTATGGGTCTGAACCAAGGTAACCGTAACGCGAATGACGGTATTTCTTTGGCGCAAACTGCTGAAGGTGCACTGGACGAAGTAACTAACACCTTCCAGCGTGTACGTACTTTGGCGCAGCAAGCTGCTAACGGCTCTAATACGGATGAAGACCGCTTAGCGATTCAGGAAGAAATTCGTGTATTGATGAGCGAAGTTAACCGTATCGCAGAAGATACCACTTTCGGTGGTCAGAACCTGTTGAACGGTTCGTATGAAGCTAGCTTCCAGGTTGGTGCAGACGCAAACCAAACGATAGACTTCTCAATGAAAACAGTTGGTGGCTCTGCGGTTTCTACAAACGGCGTAAGCGCTAACGGAGGATTTACCTTATCAGGTATAGCAGGCATTGCCGCAGAAGTAACCGGTGAAACGCTCATAAATTCATATGGTACTGCTGAAACATATAATTCGACTGCTATCGCTACATCTGCAGATGTTAATTTCGCCGGTGTTTTTACAGTTGATGGTATTTCAGTTTCAACCCAGGATAATGCTCAAGCGGTACTTGCAGGTATGGATTCATTGATTGCCGTTGTTGATAAAAAGCGTGCTGAGCTGGGTGCGGTACAAAACCGTTTCCAATCAACGATCCGTAACCAAGGCAATGTATCTGAAAACCTGGAAGCGGCGAAATCTCGTATCAAAGATGCTGACTTCGCGGCTGAAACAGCCAAGCTGACTCAGGCACAGATTCTGCAACAGGCTTCGCAGACTATCCTTGCTCAGGCGAATCAGCGTCCACAGGCGGCTCTACAGTTACTTGGATAA
- a CDS encoding flagellin N-terminal helical domain-containing protein — MPLYVNTNVSSLNAQRQLISSGNSLDQAFERLSSGFRINSASDDAAGLQISNRLESQVMGLNQGNRNANDGISLAQTAEGALDEVTNTFQRVRTLAQQAANGSNTDEDRLAIQEEIRVLMSEVNRIAEDTTFGGQNLLNGSYEASFQVGADANQTIDFSMKNVGGNGTANSLTANSGFTLSGIAGIASVVTGESLTATYGTATFTASNNGASALSFAAVFEADGISVSTQEGAQAVLAGMDSLIAVVDKKRAELGAVQNRFQSTIRNQGNVAENLEAAKSRIKDADFAAETAKLTQAQILQQASQTILAQANQRPQAALQLLG; from the coding sequence ATGCCATTATATGTAAACACTAACGTCAGCTCATTGAACGCCCAGCGTCAGCTGATCAGCTCAGGTAACTCGCTTGACCAAGCATTTGAACGTTTGTCGTCAGGCTTCCGCATCAACAGCGCATCTGATGACGCTGCAGGCTTACAAATTTCAAACCGTCTTGAGTCACAGGTTATGGGTCTGAACCAAGGTAACCGTAACGCGAATGACGGTATTTCTTTGGCGCAAACTGCTGAAGGTGCACTGGACGAAGTAACTAACACCTTCCAGCGTGTACGTACTTTGGCGCAGCAAGCTGCTAACGGCTCTAATACGGATGAAGACCGCTTAGCGATTCAGGAAGAAATTCGTGTACTGATGAGCGAAGTTAACCGTATCGCAGAAGATACCACTTTCGGTGGTCAGAACCTGTTGAACGGTTCGTATGAAGCTAGCTTCCAGGTTGGTGCAGACGCAAACCAAACGATAGACTTCTCAATGAAAAATGTTGGGGGTAATGGTACTGCAAATAGCTTAACTGCAAACAGTGGTTTTACATTATCAGGTATTGCAGGAATTGCCTCAGTGGTAACTGGCGAATCGTTGACAGCGACATATGGTACGGCTACATTTACTGCTTCGAACAACGGAGCGTCTGCTCTTTCGTTTGCTGCTGTATTTGAAGCAGATGGTATTTCGGTCAGCACTCAAGAAGGTGCTCAAGCAGTTCTTGCAGGTATGGACTCATTGATTGCCGTTGTTGATAAAAAGCGTGCTGAACTGGGTGCGGTACAAAACCGTTTCCAATCAACGATCCGTAACCAAGGCAATGTTGCTGAAAACCTGGAAGCGGCGAAATCTCGTATCAAAGATGCTGACTTCGCGGCTGAAACAGCCAAGCTGACACAGGCTCAGATTCTGCAACAGGCTTCTCAGACTATTCTTGCACAGGCTAATCAGCGCCCACAGGCGGCGTTACAGCTTCTGGGCTAA
- the flgL gene encoding flagellar hook-associated protein FlgL, whose translation MRLSTSLFYQRAQDSLTTSQSRLDKVQLQLTKQTRILSPADDPIGNSQVLALDEKLAQNAQFDRNSTTLENNLRREESVLSNMVDFVQKARTLAVNAGNGSLSTENREAVALELRNIEQALFDFTNAQDEAGEYIFAGYQNRIQPMEYNQATESYSYRSDDGQREIQLSPSLYLPAGDPGSKVFNNLSTRVDIDFTNGDNLVKKLRAPDREALKNYWDAGNTDTQSARIEFVGGDYQIRDGGNNIVQGPVAYTPGDTINYQGIEIETSENVVNGDVIDFDIGEPVSRNILTQIGDLADSLENSGPEGKEFFREEIASSLTAFDDAISSLTDTQAKIGARLNVLESSRLSNADIEIVNKKARADISDVDYSTAVTDLIKNETIYSAAQQVFTRVSRLSLFDYL comes from the coding sequence ATGAGATTAAGTACCAGTTTGTTTTATCAGCGAGCCCAGGACAGCCTGACAACGTCTCAGTCTCGACTGGATAAAGTGCAGCTGCAGCTGACCAAGCAGACCCGTATTCTGAGTCCGGCCGACGACCCAATCGGTAACTCACAGGTGTTGGCTTTGGATGAAAAGCTGGCGCAGAATGCGCAGTTTGATCGTAACTCAACGACGTTAGAAAACAACTTGCGTCGAGAGGAGAGCGTACTGTCGAACATGGTCGACTTTGTTCAAAAGGCGCGAACTTTGGCTGTTAATGCGGGCAACGGCAGTTTGTCGACGGAAAACCGGGAGGCGGTAGCATTGGAGCTGCGTAACATTGAACAAGCACTGTTTGATTTCACCAACGCGCAGGATGAGGCGGGTGAGTACATTTTCGCCGGTTATCAGAACCGTATTCAGCCGATGGAATACAACCAAGCGACAGAGTCATACTCATACAGAAGTGATGACGGTCAGCGCGAAATTCAGTTGTCTCCTAGCTTGTACTTACCGGCTGGGGATCCGGGTAGTAAGGTGTTCAATAACTTGTCGACCCGTGTGGATATTGACTTTACCAATGGTGATAACTTAGTAAAAAAATTAAGAGCTCCAGACCGAGAAGCTTTAAAAAATTACTGGGATGCGGGTAACACAGATACACAGTCGGCAAGAATAGAATTTGTTGGTGGTGATTATCAAATTCGCGATGGTGGAAATAATATTGTTCAAGGGCCGGTCGCTTACACTCCCGGAGATACTATCAATTATCAAGGGATCGAAATTGAAACTTCTGAAAATGTTGTTAATGGCGACGTTATAGACTTCGATATTGGTGAACCTGTATCTCGAAATATTCTCACCCAGATAGGGGATTTAGCTGATTCTTTGGAAAACTCAGGACCTGAAGGAAAAGAGTTTTTCAGAGAAGAAATAGCTTCATCATTGACTGCGTTTGATGATGCCATTTCAAGCTTGACAGACACTCAAGCAAAAATAGGTGCCCGACTTAATGTTCTAGAAAGCTCTCGGTTAAGTAATGCGGATATCGAGATCGTTAACAAGAAAGCGCGCGCAGATATCTCTGATGTTGATTATTCAACAGCGGTGACTGACCTTATTAAAAATGAAACTATTTATTCGGCAGCGCAGCAAGTATTTACTCGAGTCAGTCGTCTGAGTTTGTTCGATTACTTATAA
- the fliD gene encoding flagellar filament capping protein FliD has protein sequence MPLFTSAGVGSGLDLESIISSTLQATNQPKQAQFQRQESRYETELSALGAVKSALSKFDDVVNKLSDSDLFDKRVANLTQPESGDLISFSSTDNSTNGSFDVEVIALAQGSRALSANGAFSSSEQVINTTESTLSFAAGDKSFDLTIAANSTLEDIRQQINDSADNFGVTANIINTGTEAKLVFNSNVTGTGNDLSVTNDNAELDALSTQAFGGGAGGMSIAAEDQASDAQIKIDGIVATNDSNTFTDVIQGSTITALKKSENNETTQVDIARDREGVRKLIDEFVSAYNGVVDIMDKATAFDASSGNSAPLNGDSLVRGLKNQMVNVLTSNVEGAGDFSNLFDIGLSLNEDGKLEKNNLVRSVDEAMDQDFNAFGKIFSNESGIASRFESLMDNYIESRGAITFREESLNQNLDRLEEDRLDHDYRMQQMEARLREKYSGLDVMLAQMQSTQSFLSAQLGNLPGFGGKE, from the coding sequence ATGCCGTTATTTACTTCTGCAGGTGTAGGTTCAGGGTTAGACCTAGAGTCGATAATTTCTTCGACTTTGCAAGCAACCAACCAACCCAAGCAAGCGCAATTTCAACGTCAGGAGTCTCGTTACGAGACAGAACTGTCCGCTTTGGGTGCAGTAAAATCGGCATTATCAAAGTTCGATGATGTAGTTAATAAATTAAGCGATAGCGACTTATTTGATAAACGAGTCGCGAACTTGACCCAACCCGAGTCCGGTGACTTAATTAGCTTTTCAAGTACAGATAATTCAACCAATGGCTCATTTGATGTAGAAGTTATTGCTCTTGCTCAAGGCTCGCGAGCGTTATCAGCGAATGGTGCATTTTCATCATCTGAGCAAGTAATCAATACAACCGAAAGTACTCTCAGCTTTGCCGCAGGTGATAAAAGCTTTGATCTTACTATTGCGGCTAACTCTACTTTGGAAGACATTCGTCAGCAAATCAATGACTCAGCGGATAACTTCGGTGTTACCGCTAACATTATTAATACAGGAACAGAAGCTAAGCTGGTATTTAACTCTAATGTTACTGGTACCGGTAATGACTTAAGCGTCACCAATGACAATGCAGAGCTGGATGCCTTATCAACTCAAGCATTTGGTGGTGGTGCCGGCGGGATGTCTATAGCTGCAGAAGACCAAGCGTCAGATGCGCAGATAAAAATTGATGGAATTGTCGCGACAAATGACTCAAATACGTTCACGGATGTTATTCAAGGCTCAACGATTACAGCGCTTAAAAAGAGCGAAAATAACGAAACGACTCAAGTCGACATAGCTCGAGATCGAGAGGGTGTCCGTAAGCTTATAGACGAGTTTGTGTCTGCTTATAATGGCGTTGTCGATATAATGGACAAAGCAACAGCGTTTGATGCTTCAAGTGGGAATTCAGCTCCGTTAAATGGTGACTCGTTGGTTAGAGGGTTGAAAAATCAGATGGTGAATGTCTTAACCAGTAACGTTGAAGGTGCTGGTGATTTTTCGAACTTATTTGATATTGGCTTAAGTCTAAATGAAGACGGGAAGCTGGAAAAAAACAATTTGGTTCGTAGCGTTGATGAAGCGATGGATCAAGACTTTAATGCGTTTGGAAAAATATTCTCGAACGAAAGCGGTATCGCAAGCCGTTTTGAAAGTCTAATGGATAATTATATTGAATCTCGAGGTGCTATCACTTTTCGAGAAGAATCCTTAAACCAGAACTTAGATCGTTTGGAAGAAGACAGACTTGATCATGACTACCGTATGCAGCAAATGGAAGCACGCTTGCGTGAGAAGTACTCTGGTTTAGATGTAATGCTTGCTCAAATGCAAAGCACACAAAGTTTTCTGTCAGCTCAATTAGGTAACTTACCTGGTTTTGGCGGTAAAGAATAA
- the flgK gene encoding flagellar hook-associated protein FlgK — MSFDLLQLGKNGILAHQKSLQTTSQNINNANTPSYVRERTEYLESSYGGLERVRVQRMIDEFANRQLRTDISKVSYYEANLQQAEQLDTLLGDSTTNVASSVESFFNSLQDANNDPGSVTARQLILAEADSMVTKFNDFSGYLDEQKSIINERIKLSTDRINSIAENIGNLNERIFASSGDSDANGDTNALMNQRDEELRKLAELIEFNVVKHETGSLSVNLKNGQPLVLEDGRFNSVAAKNNPNTERLEFILEKEHGAGKRSEFLVPVGDIGGEVGGYMEYRDEILMPTQRRLGQLAVRIADSLNTQNQKGMDLDNQLGRKLFDLTQTSAQGLGYDENTGNATVTMNVLEGNSESFPSENLQVTMTSATDYEVVAVDATGKPLPGADVITGTVDGAGNADIVRYGVSLNVANTANAGDKFLVKPAESAASEISLSVRRPEDIALASPVRVSDNPDNQGAASVEISQINTPDELYNATNDGLIGTAPAEIEIVSVTGNNYELRMLDQNGNQIGGNYTTSDLNNVIQQVYDDAAIGIDADYDINIVGEPVAGDSYRIEYNLNGFDDNSNGQELSDLQRQQLVRRDGAEDFEPTMTFNESYGRLVSDVGSKVSQNRVLRDSAVAVKAQTEALYESQAGVNLEEEAANLIQYQQAYTASARIITTSQTIFDTLLRSLG; from the coding sequence GCGAACAGAGTATCTCGAGTCGTCTTATGGCGGTCTGGAGCGCGTTCGTGTGCAACGTATGATCGATGAGTTTGCTAACCGCCAACTTCGCACTGATATTTCTAAAGTGAGTTACTACGAGGCGAACCTGCAGCAAGCTGAACAACTTGACACATTGTTGGGTGATAGCACAACCAATGTGGCCTCCAGTGTCGAGAGTTTTTTTAATTCACTGCAAGATGCGAATAATGACCCGGGTTCTGTCACTGCACGTCAGCTGATTTTGGCCGAAGCCGACTCAATGGTTACTAAATTTAATGACTTCTCCGGTTACCTGGACGAGCAAAAAAGCATTATTAACGAGCGTATCAAGCTATCGACCGATCGTATTAACTCGATTGCAGAGAATATCGGTAATTTAAATGAGCGTATTTTTGCTTCCTCCGGTGATAGCGACGCCAACGGTGACACGAATGCATTAATGAACCAACGTGACGAGGAGCTCAGAAAACTTGCTGAGCTTATCGAGTTTAATGTGGTCAAACATGAGACAGGTTCGCTTAGTGTCAATTTAAAGAATGGACAGCCATTGGTATTGGAAGACGGTCGCTTTAATTCTGTTGCAGCGAAGAATAATCCCAATACGGAACGGTTAGAGTTCATTTTAGAAAAAGAACACGGTGCTGGTAAAAGAAGTGAGTTTCTTGTGCCGGTTGGTGATATCGGTGGCGAAGTCGGTGGTTATATGGAATATCGCGACGAGATATTAATGCCAACTCAGCGTCGTTTGGGTCAGTTAGCGGTTCGTATTGCTGATAGCTTGAACACCCAGAACCAAAAAGGTATGGACTTAGACAATCAGTTGGGACGTAAGCTGTTCGACTTGACGCAAACATCGGCTCAAGGTCTGGGGTACGACGAAAATACCGGCAACGCGACAGTGACCATGAATGTTCTTGAAGGTAATAGTGAGTCGTTTCCGTCTGAAAACTTACAAGTCACCATGACCAGTGCAACGGATTACGAAGTGGTCGCCGTTGATGCAACCGGTAAGCCGTTACCAGGTGCCGATGTTATCACGGGTACGGTTGACGGTGCAGGTAATGCCGATATTGTGCGTTATGGTGTGTCTTTAAATGTGGCTAATACTGCGAATGCCGGCGACAAGTTCTTGGTGAAGCCTGCAGAGAGTGCGGCGTCCGAGATAAGCTTGTCGGTTCGTCGCCCCGAGGATATAGCTTTGGCGAGTCCTGTGCGTGTTAGCGATAATCCTGATAACCAAGGGGCGGCGAGCGTTGAAATTAGCCAAATTAATACGCCGGATGAGCTCTATAACGCAACGAATGACGGACTTATTGGAACAGCCCCAGCAGAAATAGAAATTGTGTCGGTAACAGGTAATAACTATGAACTGCGGATGTTAGACCAGAATGGTAACCAAATCGGTGGCAATTATACGACATCCGATTTAAATAATGTGATTCAACAAGTCTACGATGATGCCGCCATCGGAATTGATGCCGATTACGACATTAATATTGTTGGAGAGCCAGTGGCCGGAGATAGCTACCGTATCGAATACAACTTGAACGGCTTCGATGATAACAGCAATGGTCAAGAGTTATCTGACTTACAACGCCAACAGCTGGTTCGCCGTGACGGTGCCGAGGATTTTGAACCGACCATGACGTTTAACGAAAGCTATGGACGTTTAGTTTCAGATGTGGGCAGTAAAGTCAGCCAAAACCGAGTGCTCAGGGACTCAGCCGTAGCGGTAAAAGCGCAGACTGAAGCCTTGTATGAGTCGCAAGCGGGCGTGAATTTAGAAGAAGAGGCTGCTAATCTTATTCAGTATCAGCAGGCTTATACAGCGTCCGCACGAATTATTACCACGTCGCAGACCATCTTTGACACGCTATTGCGGTCATTGGGTTAA